A window of the Alnus glutinosa chromosome 4, dhAlnGlut1.1, whole genome shotgun sequence genome harbors these coding sequences:
- the LOC133866569 gene encoding classical arabinogalactan protein 9 yields MKVSSMLIFFLSLLFSLFQASHSTTILIDGVSEWKNPVHIGDSIIFKHKNHYNLYIFQNQRAFNLCDFTQATLLNKPNSTSYTWHPSRPGFFYFAFSNGSLKACQATEKLSMKVSSTPPPEASPMPPELPPVAAPAPSSGGVVSSSPAFPWPFHPHQAASPSPAPTASSPVTVPSLVPDTGGGMPFINSNPAVPLPTGEVDSATIRPLPTSGQGGQVMVGLFAVQTAVFCAVLLMLL; encoded by the exons ATGAAGGTCTCCTCCATgctcatcttcttcctctctcttctaTTTTCACTCTTCCAGGCTTCTCACTCCACCACAATTCTAATAGATGGAGTTTCAGAATGGAAGAACCCTGTTCATATAGGAGACTCCATCA TTTTTAAACACAAGAATCACTACAATCTCTACATTTTCCAGAACCAAAGAGCCTTCAATCTCTGCGATTTCACTCAAGCCACACTTCTCAATAAACCCAATTCCACATCCTACACg TGGCACCCATCACGGCCGGGCTTCTTCTACTTTGCCTTCAGCAATGGGTCTCTGAAAGCATGCCAAGCCACTGAAAAGCTTTCCATGAAGGTCTCTTCCACACCGCCACCTGAAGCTTCCCCTATGCCTCCGGAACTTCCTCCAGTGGCAGCTCCAGCGCCCTCTTCTGGTGGAGTCGTGTCGTCCTCTCCGGCATTCCCTTGGCCGTTTCACCCTCACCAAGCGGCTTCACCGAGCCCGGCACCGACTGCAAGCTCTCCGGTGACTGTGCCGTCCCTGGTGCCTGATACAGGTGGTGGTATGCCATTTATCAACAGTAATCCTGCGGTTCCTCTGCCTACTGGTGAAGTCGACTCTGCTACTATTCGTCCTTTACCCACCTCTGGCCAGGGAGGACAG GTGATGGTGGGGTTATTTGCAGTTCAAACGGCTGTATTTTGTGCAGTTTTGCTGATGCTGCtgtaa